The Mycobacterium avium subsp. avium genomic sequence GCCGGTGCTCGACGAGTTCGCCGACGCCCCGCGCGCGCCGATGATGCCGGCCACCTGGGACGGATCGAAACAGTAACGTGCACAACGCTATTGGCGTGCACCAGTCTAAGGTGTCCCGGTCCGCACGCCCGCCCCGCACGGCGGCGGGCCGGCGCGAAAACCCCGGAGCGGTAACCTAGCCCGCATGCACGGTTCGTCGGTGGTGTCCCTGTTGCGGGAACGTGCCGGCCTGCAACCCGACGATGTGGCGTTCCGCTACACCGATTACGAGCAGGACTGGGCGGGCGTCGCCGAGACGCTGACCTGGGCCCAGCTCTATCAGCGGACGTCGAACCTTGCCCGCGAGGTCGCGCGGCACGGCGACACCGGCGACCGGGCGGTCATTCTCGCGCCCCAGGGCCTGTCCTACATCGTGGCGTTCCTGGCCGCGATCCAGGCCGGGCTGATCGCGGTTCCGCTGTCGGTGCCCCAGCCCGGTTCGCACGACGAACGCGTCAGCGCCGTGCTGGCCGACACCGGCCCCGCCGTGGTGCTGACCACCGCCGCGGCCGCCGCGACCGTCACCGAATACCTGCGTCGGCCGGACACCGGGCCCGCCCCGGCCGTCGTCGAAATCGACTCGCTGGACCTGGATGAACCGAATTCGGCGAGCATCCGGATCAGCGGGGCCCCGGACATCGCCTACCTGCAGTACACCTCGGGCTCCACCCGCCTGCCGGCCGGCGTCATGGTCTCGCACCGCAACCTGCAGGTGAACTTCCAGCAGCTGATGGCCGCGTTCTTCCCCGACGTCGACGGGGTGGCCCCGCGCGATACGGTCTGCGTGTCGTGGCTGCCGTTCTACCACGACATGGGGCTGGTCCAGGGCGTCATCGCGCCGATCCTGGGCGGCTACCCCGCCGACCTCACCAGCCCGGTCGCGTTCCTGCAGCGCCCCGCGCGCTGGATCCAGGCGATGTCGCGGGCGGATCCGGTCTTCTCCGCGGCGCCCAACTTCGCCTTCGAGCTGGCCGTGCGCAAGACAACCGACGCCGACCTGGCCGGCGTCAACCTGGGCAACATCATCAGCATCGTCAGCGGCGCCGAGCGCATCCACCCGGCAACGCTGCGTCGGTTCTGTAAACGCTTCGCGCCGTACAACTTTCGCGAGCACATGATGCAGCCCTCCTACGGCCTGGCCGAGGCGACGGTCTACGTCGCCAGCCGCGCCGAGGCCGGCGCACCCGAGGTCGTTCACTTCGAGCCGGAAAAGCTGTCGGCCGGCAGCGCGCAGCGGTGCCCGGCGCAGACCGGGTCGCCGCTGCTGAGCTACGGCGCGCCGACGTCGCCGACGGTGCGGATCGTCGACCCGGACACCAACACCGAACGCGCGGACGGAACGGTCGGGGAAATCTGGGTCAACGGCGAGAACGTGGCGCAGGGGTATTGGCGCAAACCGGAGGAAACCCGACGCACCTTCGGCGGCGTGCTGGTCAACCCGTCGCCGGGCACCCCGCGGCAGCCGTGGCTGCGCACCGGCGACCTCGGCTTCATCTCCGCCGGGGAGTTGTTCATCGTCGGCCGGATGAAAGATTTGCTGATCGTCTACGGCCGCAACCACTATCCCGAGGACATCGAGTCGACGGTGCAGGCCGTCACCGGCGGCCGGGTCGCGGCCATCTCGGTGCCGGCGGACGAGACCGAGAAATTGGTCACCATCATCGAGCTGAAGCGGCGCGGCGATTCCGACGAGGACGCGCGGCGCAAGCTTGACGCGGTCAAAAACGAAGTCACCGCGGCGATCTCGATTGCGCACGGGCTCAACGTCGCGGATCTGGTGCCGGTGGCCCCGGGATCGATTCCCACCACGACCAGCGGCAAGATCCGGCGGGCGGCCTGCGTCGAGCGCTACCTCCGGGGTGCCTTCATCCGGTTGGACGGCTGAGCGTCCGGCGCTACGCCGGCTCGGTCTCCTCCAGGAAACGGCCCATCACGTCGGGGCCGGTGGAATGCATCGCGATCGACAGCTCCAACAGCCGGTCCTTGGCCTGCTTGGGCAGCAGCTCGATGGACCGGGTGGTGGACGAGTCATACTTCGCCCCCGGAAACCGTTGCAGAACAATGTTTTTCTGCTCTTCGGTGGTGTGGATCTCCAGCAGCTTCATGCCCGCGAACGCCTCGTTGGCCAGCTCGGCCATCCCCGCGTTGGCCAGCGCCTCCAGCCTCTCCTCGTTGATCCAGACGTTGATCTTGATCGCCTTGCCGTTGTTGTCGTGGTCGCTGCTCATGAGCCCTCCAGCTGGTTGAGTGTGAAGACCGGAAGCCTGTTGGCCAGATACTCCTCGGTGACGAACGGCGAACCCTGACCGTGCTTGGCGGCGCACTCCATCACGACCTCGAACACCTCGTGGCGCATCACCTTCTGCGTCGGCTTGACTTCGTCGGTCAGGATGCTGCGGATCAGGCTGCCGCTGAAGCTCTGCGCCTGCGCCTCGTGGCCGCACAGGGCCGAGTTGGTGACCTCCAAACACACCGGGCAGTACCAGTTTTCCCGCAGGAACACCGGCTTGATGCCCAGCTGGTTGCGGTATTGCTTGAGGATGTTCTGCGAGTCGTACGGATGGTAGAAGTCGCCAACGCCGGCGTGGTCGCGACCGAACATGTGGTGCGTGCAGCCCAGGTTCGTGCGCAGGATGGCGTGGAAGATCGCCTCGCGCGGCCCCGCATACCGCATGTCCCAGAGGGTGAACGACACCATGTGGACGTTCTCGCGGAATATCCGCTGGTTCGCAAGGCGTTCTGCGCCAACAGGATTGCCTCGTCGATGTAGTCGCCGACGCGCTTTTGGCCGATGATCGCGTTCACCAGCACGCCGGTGTCGAGGCTGTCGACGGGCTGGTCCTCGTTGGCGGCCAGCCAGGCCTGCTTCATCAACGCCTCGTGGCCGGTGTGCGGAACGTTGCGGGTCTGATGGGCGACGACCCGGTGCCAGTGCTTGGCCGCCAACGCGTCCTGGTGCTGCCTGGGGGTGAGCCAGAAGCTCTTGAACGGCTCGTTGAAGACCGGTTCGTTGATCAGGGTGATGTCGCCGCCGATGAAGCGATTGTGGTAGCCCAACGTTTTCTTGACGCCCGGGTGCCTGGCGTCGGTTGTGCCGTAGGTCTTTTCGGCCATCCGCTCCAGGTCGTACTCGTAGATTTCGGTGACGTCCAGGATGGCCATGGGCACCCCGAGATAGTCGAGAACGACGCTGGCGCCCTCCTTGACGTCGCGTTCGGCGATGTCGTCGGCCGACATGTCGAAGACGATCGGAATGCTCCACAACGTCGAGTCCGGCAGCGCGAACTCGTCCAGGGTCGCGTCGACCTCGCGCCGGCCCATGAACCCGGTCAGCGGGGTGAAGAAGCCGTAGGACAGGCTGATGACCTCGTGCGCGGTGGCTTTCGAGATCGGCACCCGCGGCAGGCCCTCGATGCGGGCCGCCGCGTTCTCGGTCGACACCCGCTCCACCAGCGGCTTGCCGTTGTGGCCGGTGTAGTTCATGCGGTCACCTCGTCGCGTCCCCGGGTGTGCGCAAGACCGTCGGTGGCGATCACGCCGACCCGCTCCAGGTGGGCGATCACCTCCTCGGCCAGGGTCTCGGCGTCCTTGGCGGCGCCGTCGAGCCGCAATTCGGGCCGCGGCGGGGCCTCGTAGGGGTCGTCGATCCCGGTGAATCCCTTGATCTCACCGGCCCGCGCCTTCTTGTAAAGCCCTTTGGGATCCCGCTTTTCGCAGATCTCGATCGGGGTGTCGATGAAGATCTCCTGGAAATCGCCGTCGTCGAGGGTGGCCCGAATCGCGTCCCGGTCGCGGACGTAGGGGCTGATGAAGGCCGTCAGCGCGATGATGCCGGCCTCGCAGAACAACTTCGCCACCGCGCCGATCCGGCGGATGTTCTCCTCGCGGTCCTGGGCAGAGAATCCCAGTCCGAACCGCTGGGCGAACTCGGGTCCGTGCCGCTCCTCGAGCAGATCCGGGCCGGCGTTGAGCCCGTAGCGGACGTTGTCGCCGTCCAGCAGGTAGCTGCGGATGCCCCGCTCGTAGAGCTTCTGCTCGACCACGTTGGCGACCGTGCTCTTGCCGCTGCCGCTGAGCCCGGTGAACCAGATGACGCAGCCCTTGTGGCCGTTGAGTTGCTCGCGTTCGCCGCGGCTGATCTTGTGTTCGTGCCAGGTGATGTTGTTCGACATTTCCGACTCCTGTATTCCCAGACGGCAGCGAAACCCCAACGGCCGCTTACCACCTGTACGTCACCGGATGCCGCGCCCGCTCCGGGTGGAGCCTGGCCTGCCGGCACCGGCGCGCGGCGCGGCGCGGCAACCTCGCCGCACCGGTCACACGCTTCACCATATTGTCTAGCAATCAAACCGGGTAAGAACCAGCCCACAAGTAAAGATGGCCGATTTACGGGTGTTTTATTCCGCGGGCCGGCAGCGCTCCGGCAGCCCCGAACTCGGGCTCGCCAGCAAACACGTTCCCGTCGGTGGTGGCGAACGGCGCCGGCCACACCGGCCGCCCGTTGTTCGCTGCGGTTCACAGCCGTCCGGCCGGGGCTTTGCCGATCGGCCGGCGCCGATCGGGGCCTTTAGCACAATCACGGCCGGGTGCGGGCACTTCGGCAGCGCCGTGGGTGTTTGGATCGCCGGCGGCGTTAGCTGTTAATCTTCTGTACATCCGCGGTTCAGGGGTTGTCGGGCGGGCGCCGGTGGGTTTGACTCAGGCGGAGCGCAACGGTGCCGTCGCGTCCGCTGCGGTGCGCTGACGGCCCGGCGCGCAGGGGTGGGACTCGTCGTCGCTGCGCGCGGCGATCGATCGGCGGCTCTCGGGTGAAGCGAGTCGGCAGCCGCCCGGCAAACGCGCGGCAGGCGATGTGATGCGGGAGGACATCAACCACCGAAGCCATTGACTCGGTTGCCGGTGCCGGCCAGGCGCGGCCCGGACACGCCGCAGTGAATCGCTCGCGGCG encodes the following:
- the cysC gene encoding adenylyl-sulfate kinase, yielding MSNNITWHEHKISRGEREQLNGHKGCVIWFTGLSGSGKSTVANVVEQKLYERGIRSYLLDGDNVRYGLNAGPDLLEERHGPEFAQRFGLGFSAQDREENIRRIGAVAKLFCEAGIIALTAFISPYVRDRDAIRATLDDGDFQEIFIDTPIEICEKRDPKGLYKKARAGEIKGFTGIDDPYEAPPRPELRLDGAAKDAETLAEEVIAHLERVGVIATDGLAHTRGRDEVTA
- the fadD21 gene encoding fatty-acid--AMP ligase FAAL21/FadD21; this translates as MHGSSVVSLLRERAGLQPDDVAFRYTDYEQDWAGVAETLTWAQLYQRTSNLAREVARHGDTGDRAVILAPQGLSYIVAFLAAIQAGLIAVPLSVPQPGSHDERVSAVLADTGPAVVLTTAAAAATVTEYLRRPDTGPAPAVVEIDSLDLDEPNSASIRISGAPDIAYLQYTSGSTRLPAGVMVSHRNLQVNFQQLMAAFFPDVDGVAPRDTVCVSWLPFYHDMGLVQGVIAPILGGYPADLTSPVAFLQRPARWIQAMSRADPVFSAAPNFAFELAVRKTTDADLAGVNLGNIISIVSGAERIHPATLRRFCKRFAPYNFREHMMQPSYGLAEATVYVASRAEAGAPEVVHFEPEKLSAGSAQRCPAQTGSPLLSYGAPTSPTVRIVDPDTNTERADGTVGEIWVNGENVAQGYWRKPEETRRTFGGVLVNPSPGTPRQPWLRTGDLGFISAGELFIVGRMKDLLIVYGRNHYPEDIESTVQAVTGGRVAAISVPADETEKLVTIIELKRRGDSDEDARRKLDAVKNEVTAAISIAHGLNVADLVPVAPGSIPTTTSGKIRRAACVERYLRGAFIRLDG
- a CDS encoding DUF6955 family protein translates to MSSDHDNNGKAIKINVWINEERLEALANAGMAELANEAFAGMKLLEIHTTEEQKNIVLQRFPGAKYDSSTTRSIELLPKQAKDRLLELSIAMHSTGPDVMGRFLEETEPA